One Campylobacter pinnipediorum subsp. caledonicus genomic window carries:
- a CDS encoding TIGR02757 family protein, translating to MIKNILDGYVFDKNRQDELFSYADPLQIATKLKEPVSCLLCALFAYGNAKLIVKFLNSLDFSLLDETEKEITKSITTHKYRFQNTKDVQNIFITLSRLKKDLDIEHILKKGFKNGGMCYAINELIKEIYKLNPYKTDGYEFFFARPFVKEPRSPYKRYNMYLRWMVRDTDIDLGLFKSLDKRELLIPLDVHTHRVSLSLGLVKRKTYDFKSVLELTNRLKTFDRNDPIKYDFALYRIGQSGELKNVISMLNQQHS from the coding sequence ATGATTAAAAATATATTAGATGGTTATGTTTTTGATAAAAACAGACAAGATGAGCTATTTTCTTATGCTGATCCTTTGCAAATAGCGACAAAGCTAAAAGAGCCTGTTTCTTGTCTTTTGTGTGCTTTGTTTGCATATGGAAATGCAAAACTTATAGTAAAGTTTTTAAACTCTCTTGATTTTTCTTTGCTAGATGAGACAGAAAAAGAGATAACAAAAAGCATAACAACACACAAATATAGGTTTCAAAATACAAAAGATGTGCAAAATATATTTATAACTTTAAGTAGATTGAAAAAAGATTTGGATATAGAGCATATACTTAAAAAAGGTTTTAAAAACGGTGGAATGTGCTATGCTATAAACGAGCTTATAAAAGAAATTTATAAACTAAACCCGTATAAAACAGATGGGTATGAGTTCTTTTTTGCAAGGCCTTTTGTTAAAGAGCCAAGATCTCCATATAAAAGATACAATATGTATCTAAGATGGATGGTAAGAGATACTGATATAGATTTGGGACTTTTTAAGAGTTTGGATAAAAGAGAACTTTTAATACCCCTAGATGTTCATACACATAGAGTTTCGCTATCTCTTGGGCTTGTTAAGAGAAAGACTTATGACTTTAAATCTGTTTTAGAACTCACAAATAGACTAAAAACATTTGACAGAAATGACCCTATCAAATATGACTTTGCCCTTTATAGGATAGGACAAAGTGGGGAGTTAAAAAATGTCATATCTATGCTAAATCAGCAACACTCTTAA
- a CDS encoding formate dehydrogenase subunit alpha: MQNDLALSRVGRRSFLKMASLGMAAGATGIYASGVTREATKNELKNPFPDSKMVKTVCTACSVGCGIMAEVSNGVWVRQEVAQDHPVSAGGHCCKGSDMIDMVRSQVRLKYPMVKENGKWKRISYEEALDRIGTQLKKYRDENPEQVMFLGSAKVSNEQSYYIRKFAAMFGTNNLDHQARIUHSTTVAGVANTWGYGAMTNHLGDIQNSKAMIIFGANPAVNHPVGFRHFLKAKENNRSKLIVIDPRYTRTAAKADYFAQIRPGTDIPFMYGMLNLIFENGWEDKKFINDRVYGMDEIRKEAKNWTPDIVEDVTGVKAELLKEITEVYAKNAPGTLIWAMGLTQHSIGSSNTRIAPILQLALGNMGIEGGGCNILRGHDNVQGATDMANLPDNLPGYYGIAEGAWKYFAKMWKVDFDWLQGNFVKPEWMNKPGFTLARWWAGSLGGKDGNDPIENSGTNLKALFVIGNGITSTAQQVKVQEGLDNLELLVLADPFVNEAAVITHKKDNIFLLPSATQFESSGTVVATNRSGQWRFQVTDPLYESKQDQEILFELAKRLGFYEELTRTIRDENGNIQWPEAATKEIANTIKTIGLTGWTPERLKNHVLNWDKFDEKTLLGKEGTDVAGEYYGLPWPCWSTSHCGSPNLYNVNLPVSKGGMGFRNRYGLEHNGVNLLAEDGSAPVDSPINGGYPEITKDNIEKVLNIKLTEDEKARMGANWKVDDSNIIAEKCMQKGIAPYGNAKARAIVWTFIDQIPKHREPIHSQRSDLAKKYPSFNDKPNHYRVYTKYESLQQSKDFAKDFPINLITARLVNLNGAGMENRASKYLARLTPEMFADIHPELAQKKGISNGDMIWIHSPEGTKIKVKARLAPSVLPDMIFLPFHFAGVMQGVDMTDNFPEGTKPYASGESANTIANYGYDIITQIPETKGGLCRIEKA; encoded by the coding sequence ATGCAAAACGATTTAGCTTTATCTCGTGTTGGTAGGCGTTCGTTTTTAAAAATGGCATCTCTTGGTATGGCTGCTGGAGCAACTGGAATTTATGCCAGCGGAGTAACTAGAGAAGCTACTAAAAATGAATTAAAAAATCCATTTCCTGATTCAAAAATGGTAAAAACAGTTTGCACGGCGTGCTCTGTTGGATGTGGTATAATGGCTGAAGTTTCAAACGGTGTTTGGGTTCGCCAAGAGGTAGCTCAAGATCACCCTGTAAGTGCCGGTGGTCACTGCTGTAAGGGAAGCGATATGATCGACATGGTTCGCTCACAAGTTCGCTTAAAATACCCTATGGTAAAAGAAAATGGAAAATGGAAACGCATTAGTTATGAAGAAGCTCTTGATAGAATAGGAACACAACTTAAAAAATACAGAGATGAAAATCCTGAACAAGTTATGTTTTTGGGTTCTGCAAAAGTAAGCAATGAGCAAAGTTACTATATACGTAAATTTGCTGCAATGTTTGGGACAAATAACCTAGATCATCAAGCTAGAATTTGACATAGCACAACAGTCGCCGGTGTGGCGAATACTTGGGGTTATGGCGCTATGACAAATCATCTTGGAGATATCCAAAACTCAAAAGCTATGATAATATTTGGAGCAAATCCTGCAGTTAATCACCCTGTTGGATTTAGACATTTCTTAAAAGCAAAAGAAAACAACAGATCAAAACTAATAGTTATTGATCCAAGATATACAAGAACAGCTGCCAAGGCTGATTATTTTGCTCAAATAAGACCAGGAACAGATATACCATTTATGTATGGAATGCTAAATTTGATATTTGAAAATGGCTGGGAAGATAAGAAATTTATAAATGATCGTGTTTACGGCATGGATGAGATAAGAAAAGAAGCAAAAAACTGGACACCTGATATAGTAGAAGATGTTACTGGTGTAAAAGCTGAATTATTAAAAGAAATTACAGAAGTATATGCAAAAAATGCTCCAGGAACTTTAATATGGGCAATGGGACTAACTCAACACTCAATAGGAAGCTCAAACACTCGTATAGCACCTATTTTACAACTTGCACTAGGCAATATGGGAATAGAAGGCGGTGGCTGTAATATTCTTCGTGGTCATGACAATGTCCAAGGTGCAACAGACATGGCAAACTTACCTGATAATCTACCTGGCTATTATGGAATAGCAGAAGGTGCTTGGAAGTATTTTGCAAAGATGTGGAAAGTTGATTTTGATTGGCTTCAAGGAAACTTTGTAAAACCAGAGTGGATGAATAAACCAGGATTTACATTAGCTCGCTGGTGGGCTGGTTCGCTTGGTGGTAAAGATGGTAATGATCCTATTGAAAATAGCGGAACAAATTTAAAAGCGCTATTTGTTATAGGAAATGGAATCACTTCAACAGCTCAACAAGTAAAAGTTCAAGAAGGTCTTGATAATCTTGAATTATTGGTTCTTGCAGATCCTTTTGTAAACGAAGCAGCTGTTATTACTCATAAGAAAGATAATATATTTTTATTACCATCAGCTACACAATTTGAATCTAGCGGGACAGTTGTTGCAACAAATCGCTCTGGACAATGGAGATTTCAAGTAACAGATCCTCTATATGAAAGCAAACAAGATCAAGAAATTTTATTTGAACTTGCAAAAAGACTTGGATTTTACGAAGAGCTTACAAGAACAATAAGAGATGAAAATGGTAACATCCAATGGCCAGAAGCAGCAACAAAAGAAATAGCAAATACCATAAAGACAATAGGACTTACAGGATGGACTCCTGAAAGACTTAAAAATCATGTATTAAACTGGGATAAATTTGATGAAAAAACACTTCTTGGAAAAGAAGGGACCGATGTAGCTGGCGAATACTATGGTCTTCCTTGGCCTTGCTGGAGTACATCACACTGCGGAAGTCCAAATTTATACAATGTAAACTTACCTGTAAGTAAAGGCGGAATGGGATTTAGAAATCGTTATGGTTTGGAGCATAATGGTGTAAATTTATTAGCTGAAGATGGATCGGCTCCGGTTGATTCGCCTATAAATGGTGGATATCCAGAGATAACAAAAGACAATATAGAAAAAGTTTTAAATATCAAACTTACAGAAGATGAAAAAGCAAGAATGGGTGCTAATTGGAAAGTTGATGATAGTAATATAATAGCTGAAAAATGTATGCAAAAAGGTATAGCTCCTTATGGTAATGCAAAAGCTAGAGCTATAGTTTGGACCTTTATAGATCAAATTCCAAAACATAGAGAACCTATACACTCTCAAAGATCTGACTTGGCAAAAAAATATCCTAGTTTTAACGATAAGCCAAATCATTATAGGGTTTATACAAAATATGAAAGCTTGCAACAAAGCAAGGACTTTGCAAAAGACTTCCCTATAAATCTAATCACAGCTCGTCTTGTAAACCTAAATGGAGCTGGAATGGAAAACAGAGCAAGTAAATATCTTGCACGTTTAACACCTGAGATGTTTGCAGATATTCACCCAGAATTAGCACAAAAAAAAGGTATATCAAATGGTGATATGATATGGATTCATTCACCTGAAGGCACAAAAATAAAAGTAAAAGCTAGACTTGCTCCATCTGTGCTTCCAGATATGATTTTCTTACCATTTCACTTTGCGGGTGTAATGCAAGGTGTTGATATGACTGATAATTTCCCTGAAGGAACAAAACCATACGCATCAGGTGAAAGTGCAAACACAATCGCAAACTATGGTTATGATATCATAACTCAAATCCCTGAAACAAAAGGCGGATTATGCCGCATAGAAAAAGCTTAA
- a CDS encoding formate dehydrogenase subunit gamma produces MRLLSVLFFIVNAFALHIPDGTNQYDSNVWASARVENIKGYEGGFGELFTFLQGNEYFAYSVIIAVLGVLIGFTLHFLVVGPKHFSHDGKKVYAFNIIERVMHGIAAVSWIVLVPTGIIMMWGSAFGGGTFVRLMKNSHGIATLFFAFSVIPLFLYWTKRMLPAIYDIKWLMIVGGYLSKKKACIPAGKFNAGQKAWYWIAIPGGIVMIATGAAMYFLDFKQPGVATWLGISQIELLRLSAIIHNVLGVVCAVFFLVHIYMAAIAIHGAIWSMITGYKEEEEVYVLHHYWYQELISKDQIPVSEYEKVYPKLK; encoded by the coding sequence ATGAGATTATTATCTGTATTATTTTTTATCGTTAATGCCTTTGCACTACATATACCTGATGGAACAAATCAATATGATAGCAATGTTTGGGCCTCAGCTAGAGTAGAAAACATAAAGGGTTACGAGGGTGGTTTTGGTGAGCTTTTCACTTTTTTGCAAGGAAATGAATATTTTGCTTATAGCGTTATTATAGCTGTATTGGGAGTGCTTATAGGCTTTACACTACATTTTTTGGTTGTTGGGCCAAAGCATTTTAGCCACGATGGCAAAAAAGTATATGCTTTTAATATAATAGAAAGAGTTATGCACGGTATAGCAGCTGTTTCTTGGATAGTATTAGTTCCAACAGGTATAATAATGATGTGGGGAAGTGCATTTGGTGGCGGAACCTTTGTAAGACTTATGAAAAATTCTCACGGAATAGCGACTTTGTTCTTTGCCTTTTCAGTAATTCCTTTGTTCCTTTACTGGACAAAAAGAATGCTACCGGCCATTTATGATATAAAATGGTTGATGATAGTTGGTGGTTATTTATCAAAGAAAAAAGCATGTATTCCGGCTGGAAAATTTAATGCAGGACAAAAGGCTTGGTATTGGATAGCTATACCTGGTGGAATAGTCATGATAGCGACTGGAGCAGCTATGTATTTTCTAGATTTTAAACAACCTGGCGTTGCAACTTGGCTTGGAATAAGCCAGATAGAACTACTTAGATTATCAGCTATTATTCACAATGTTTTAGGTGTTGTATGTGCTGTATTTTTCTTGGTTCATATATATATGGCTGCTATAGCTATACACGGCGCTATTTGGTCTATGATAACTGGATATAAAGAAGAAGAAGAGGTCTATGTTCTTCATCATTATTGGTATCAAGAACTTATATCAAAAGATCAAATACCAGTATCAGAATACGAAAAAGTTTATCCTAAACTAAAATAA
- the flgK gene encoding flagellar hook-associated protein FlgK, translating to MANIFMSLNTGVSGLNAAQVQISTTGNNIANADSTYYTRQRVVQTSAISLYNVEGGVGTGTQVETTVRIHDEFTYARLKSASSNLENTAFKQRIMQELAQNFPDLQDSGISRDMTNYFNAWNKFASNPNDSAQKLNLINMTSVFTKGISRTATKLDDLQAEVDRLMKINVEEVNKIGEQIANLNKEIRRVESGADSGIKVNANDLRDKRDELELALSKLINIDTFKSDLKSNTRVDSGITDEGRFYNLNIGGVSIVDGVNFHPLVMNKADSKGQFTGIFYEMQDGRLIKMEDKIYNGKIGAQLDLRGRHYDPLAQKFTEGSVQKYIDNLDTLAKTIIHNTNNIYAQSAVEISNTKEFDFLENDKTLMNFSKDVQNGTFDVIVYDNTGKEIAKKTIDVNGTTTMNDLTYGNSIMHDFNSNSDDNNDNNMSNDVNDYFEASYFYDKLSNKGTFAVIPKQTKGLYSIAFVDHGTNVPGVLGLNRFFDGERARDMAINSDFLSDHTKLRAYSKPVSGNNDVANKMVQLQYDKLKFYSHGIAQDRDDTIDGYYRFLTTDIASDTEANNNFNETNTSLFKTAEQEFQSISGVDTNEELTNLIRFQASYGAAAKIVTTVNQMLETLLTLKQ from the coding sequence ATGGCAAATATTTTTATGTCTTTAAATACAGGTGTTTCGGGACTAAACGCCGCACAAGTTCAAATATCTACAACTGGAAATAATATAGCAAATGCCGACTCCACATACTATACAAGACAAAGAGTTGTCCAAACCTCAGCGATATCTTTGTATAATGTTGAGGGTGGTGTTGGTACGGGAACACAAGTAGAAACCACTGTAAGAATACACGATGAATTTACCTATGCAAGACTTAAATCAGCATCATCAAATTTAGAAAATACAGCTTTTAAACAAAGGATCATGCAAGAATTAGCACAAAATTTTCCGGATTTGCAGGATTCTGGAATAAGCAGAGATATGACAAATTATTTTAATGCATGGAATAAATTTGCTTCAAATCCTAATGATTCGGCACAAAAATTAAACCTTATAAATATGACTTCTGTATTTACCAAAGGCATATCAAGAACAGCTACAAAACTTGATGATCTTCAAGCAGAAGTAGATAGACTAATGAAAATAAATGTTGAAGAGGTAAATAAAATAGGCGAGCAAATAGCAAACCTAAACAAAGAGATAAGAAGAGTAGAATCAGGTGCCGACTCGGGCATAAAAGTAAACGCAAATGATTTAAGAGATAAAAGAGATGAGTTAGAACTTGCCTTATCAAAACTTATAAATATAGATACTTTTAAGAGTGATTTAAAAAGCAATACAAGAGTAGACAGCGGAATCACTGATGAGGGAAGGTTTTATAACCTAAATATAGGTGGTGTAAGCATAGTAGATGGTGTTAATTTTCATCCTCTTGTTATGAATAAAGCTGATTCAAAAGGACAATTTACTGGAATTTTTTATGAGATGCAAGATGGCAGACTGATAAAAATGGAAGATAAAATTTATAATGGCAAGATAGGCGCACAGCTTGATCTTCGTGGTAGGCACTATGATCCTTTGGCTCAAAAATTTACAGAAGGCTCTGTTCAAAAGTATATAGACAACCTTGATACACTTGCAAAAACAATCATACACAATACAAATAATATCTATGCACAATCAGCAGTAGAGATATCAAATACCAAAGAATTTGACTTCTTGGAAAATGATAAAACATTGATGAATTTTAGTAAAGATGTTCAGAACGGGACTTTTGATGTTATCGTATATGATAACACAGGAAAAGAAATAGCCAAAAAAACAATAGATGTTAATGGAACAACAACTATGAATGATCTAACTTATGGAAACTCTATAATGCACGATTTTAACTCAAACTCAGATGATAATAATGATAACAATATGTCAAATGATGTAAATGATTATTTTGAAGCATCTTATTTTTATGATAAATTGTCAAATAAAGGAACATTTGCTGTTATACCTAAACAGACAAAAGGACTTTATAGCATTGCTTTTGTAGATCACGGAACAAATGTTCCAGGCGTTCTTGGACTAAATAGATTTTTTGATGGTGAAAGAGCAAGAGATATGGCTATAAATAGTGATTTTCTCTCAGATCATACAAAGCTTAGAGCATACTCAAAACCTGTTTCAGGAAACAATGATGTTGCTAATAAAATGGTTCAACTACAATATGATAAATTAAAATTTTATTCGCATGGAATAGCACAAGATAGAGATGATACTATAGATGGGTATTATAGATTTTTAACGACAGATATAGCAAGTGATACAGAAGCAAACAACAACTTTAATGAAACAAACACATCTCTTTTTAAAACAGCAGAACAAGAGTTTCAATCTATAAGTGGTGTTGATACAAATGAAGAATTGACAAATTTAATTAGATTTCAGGCTAGTTACGGAGCAGCAGCAAAGATAGTAACAACTGTAAATCAAATGTTGGAAACACTGCTTACCTTAAAACAATGA
- a CDS encoding TorD/DmsD family molecular chaperone, translated as MTKEDKNNVLNARKIYYLLFSKLFVFNNTKDRYDGVLDILNIIKQSPLDETSSIGINNFLENFTDFDTLADEYDDIFHAPPRPLHNTFSYYEEGYSSGSACVRVRKILSKTNIRRDEKEFKENEDNIGFVFSLMFDFISYALNKNEKYEEFSKELFKTTINPFIDEFILNLYNHQNSKSYKSICLILQSFIEFERLYYGINKPNYENEKNIKTQNGISRSEMIRREANRARRKAEEQI; from the coding sequence ATGACAAAAGAGGATAAAAACAATGTTTTAAATGCCAGAAAGATCTATTATCTTCTATTTTCAAAATTATTTGTATTTAACAATACAAAAGATAGATACGATGGTGTTTTAGATATTTTGAACATAATAAAGCAATCGCCTCTTGATGAGACAAGCTCTATTGGAATAAATAATTTTTTAGAAAATTTTACTGATTTTGATACTTTGGCCGATGAATATGATGATATATTTCACGCCCCTCCTAGACCTTTACACAATACATTTTCTTATTATGAAGAGGGCTATAGCTCTGGCTCTGCTTGTGTTAGAGTTAGAAAAATTTTATCAAAAACAAACATTAGAAGAGACGAAAAAGAGTTTAAAGAAAATGAAGATAATATAGGATTTGTATTTTCACTAATGTTTGATTTTATATCATACGCATTAAATAAAAATGAAAAATACGAAGAGTTTTCAAAAGAGTTATTTAAAACCACTATAAATCCTTTTATTGATGAGTTTATATTAAATTTATATAACCATCAAAACTCTAAAAGTTACAAATCAATATGTTTAATACTTCAATCATTTATAGAATTTGAAAGACTATATTATGGTATCAACAAACCAAATTATGAAAATGAAAAAAATATAAAAACTCAAAATGGAATTTCAAGATCTGAAATGATAAGAAGAGAAGCAAATAGAGCAAGAAGAAAAGCTGAAGAACAAATATAA
- the pyk gene encoding pyruvate kinase codes for MDKKIKIVATLGPASDNINTIKEMVLAGVNVFRLNFSHGTHEYHKENIRKVREVEKELDIRIGILQDICGPKIRIGKLEEKFELKPNDRLDIYTQDILGVKVAENHYKTSINQPQILKMLQKDQYIYLYDGNIRVKVVSVDETMVQTVVKNSGVLNSNKGVNFPNTRLGIDVITPKDKEDMEFGAKEKVDFVAISFVQNANDVKKAKDILNSLGSKSRLLSKIEKFDAVENIDDIIKVSDGIMIARGDLGIEIPYYEVPTIQKSIIKKANIASKPVITATQMMLSMAEHETATRAEISDVANAVLDGTDAVMLSEESAVGINPIAVVKAMSNTILQAQKIYPYNKFDQFEFLDETDMIASSAAALAYRLNADAIISITGSGKSAIKIARNRVNMDIIAVTHDHQISGSLTLAWGVGSANFVLPKCNTITELLMIMVKEAVKNKIIDKDKTYLVTAGFPTGVEGSTNFMRILRKEQIEHYLSL; via the coding sequence ATGGATAAAAAGATAAAAATTGTAGCAACTTTAGGGCCTGCTAGCGACAATATAAATACTATAAAAGAGATGGTTTTAGCTGGTGTAAATGTGTTTCGCTTAAACTTTAGCCACGGAACACATGAGTATCATAAAGAAAACATACGAAAAGTAAGAGAAGTTGAAAAAGAACTAGATATAAGAATAGGAATACTTCAAGATATATGTGGTCCAAAAATTCGCATAGGAAAATTAGAAGAAAAATTTGAATTAAAACCAAATGATAGACTTGATATTTACACACAAGATATACTTGGTGTTAAGGTAGCTGAAAATCACTATAAAACATCTATAAATCAGCCACAAATTTTAAAGATGTTACAAAAAGATCAATATATCTATCTTTATGATGGAAATATAAGAGTTAAAGTTGTAAGTGTTGATGAGACCATGGTTCAAACTGTAGTTAAAAATAGTGGTGTATTAAACTCAAATAAGGGTGTAAATTTCCCAAACACAAGACTTGGTATAGATGTTATTACACCAAAAGACAAAGAAGATATGGAATTTGGAGCAAAAGAAAAAGTTGATTTTGTTGCTATTAGTTTTGTTCAAAATGCCAATGATGTAAAAAAAGCGAAAGATATATTAAACTCATTAGGTTCAAAATCAAGATTGCTTTCAAAGATAGAAAAATTTGATGCAGTTGAAAATATAGATGACATTATAAAAGTAAGTGATGGCATTATGATAGCTCGTGGAGATCTTGGTATAGAGATTCCTTATTATGAAGTGCCTACCATCCAAAAATCAATAATAAAAAAAGCAAATATAGCCAGCAAGCCTGTTATAACTGCAACTCAAATGATGCTATCAATGGCGGAGCATGAAACAGCTACAAGAGCAGAGATAAGTGATGTGGCAAATGCAGTTTTAGATGGGACAGATGCTGTTATGTTGAGTGAAGAGAGCGCAGTTGGCATAAACCCAATAGCGGTTGTAAAAGCTATGAGTAATACTATACTTCAAGCACAAAAGATATATCCATACAATAAATTTGATCAGTTTGAGTTTTTAGATGAAACAGATATGATTGCTTCAAGTGCAGCGGCATTGGCATATAGGCTAAATGCGGATGCTATCATATCTATAACTGGCTCTGGTAAATCAGCTATAAAAATAGCTAGAAATAGGGTTAATATGGATATTATAGCAGTTACTCACGATCATCAAATATCTGGTTCTTTAACACTTGCTTGGGGTGTTGGCTCTGCAAATTTTGTATTACCAAAGTGCAATACCATAACAGAACTTTTAATGATAATGGTAAAAGAAGCTGTCAAAAATAAAATAATAGATAAAGATAAAACATATCTTGTTACAGCTGGTTTTCCTACTGGTGTTGAAGGTAGTACGAACTTTATGAGAATTCTAAGAAAAGAGCAGATAGAGCATTATTTATCACTATAA
- a CDS encoding pirin family protein: MERKVKTQVNGFRTMDGAGVKLVRVLGHATTDEFDPILMLDSFDSVNPDDYTAGFPMHPHRGIETVSYVFKGRMMHKDNLGFQDTIGDGEVQWMTAGSGILHEERLPASERMLGVQLWLNLPAKYKMVKPEYNAIKNEQIKEIPFDGGMVRLLAGEYKDHKGYQGKYLPLNYYDIELEPNASITIDTKSDDSIMLFTLLSDAEVSGEHIREKTAVKLTEGDSVTIKALDKKAKFLFMGSKRLDESISWGGPIVMNTEEELRHAFFELKTGTFIK, encoded by the coding sequence ATGGAAAGAAAAGTAAAAACTCAGGTTAATGGATTTAGAACTATGGATGGTGCAGGTGTAAAACTTGTTAGGGTTTTAGGACACGCAACAACGGATGAGTTTGATCCTATACTTATGCTAGACTCTTTTGATAGTGTAAATCCCGATGATTATACAGCAGGTTTTCCTATGCATCCACATAGAGGAATAGAAACAGTAAGTTATGTTTTTAAAGGCAGAATGATGCACAAAGACAACTTAGGATTTCAAGATACAATAGGCGATGGCGAAGTTCAGTGGATGACTGCTGGTTCTGGTATATTGCACGAAGAGAGACTTCCGGCTAGTGAAAGAATGTTGGGCGTTCAGTTATGGTTAAACTTACCAGCCAAATACAAAATGGTAAAACCAGAGTATAATGCGATAAAAAATGAACAGATAAAAGAGATACCTTTTGATGGTGGTATGGTAAGACTACTTGCTGGGGAATACAAAGATCACAAAGGCTATCAAGGAAAATATCTTCCTCTAAACTACTATGATATAGAGTTAGAGCCAAATGCTAGTATAACTATAGATACAAAAAGCGATGATTCTATTATGCTATTTACGCTTTTATCTGATGCAGAGGTAAGCGGTGAGCATATAAGAGAAAAAACAGCTGTAAAACTTACAGAGGGCGATAGTGTAACTATAAAAGCTTTGGATAAAAAAGCAAAATTTTTGTTTATGGGTTCTAAAAGACTAGATGAAAGCATATCTTGGGGCGGGCCTATAGTTATGAACACTGAAGAAGAGCTAAGACATGCATTCTTTGAGTTAAAGACAGGAACTTTTATAAAATAA
- the fdh3B gene encoding formate dehydrogenase FDH3 subunit beta, whose product MNQSFTRLKFYCDTDRCIDCNGCSVACDEAHELPIGIRRRKVVTLNEGIPGKEISTSISCMHCEDAPCSLVCPVDCFHTREDGVVLHDKDICIGCGYCLYACPFGAPQFPRDGAFGVKGSMDKCTMCAGGVNIQTNSEEEFEEYGQNRIAEGKVPVCAAMCSTKALLVGESDIIQKIYEDRVNARGYGIKDIKESLTWKIAYYKKDRI is encoded by the coding sequence ATGAATCAAAGCTTTACTAGATTAAAATTTTATTGCGATACAGATCGTTGTATAGATTGTAATGGTTGCTCTGTCGCTTGTGATGAAGCTCATGAGCTACCAATAGGAATAAGAAGAAGAAAAGTTGTAACACTAAATGAAGGCATACCAGGAAAAGAAATATCTACATCTATATCCTGTATGCACTGTGAAGATGCTCCTTGTTCTTTAGTTTGTCCTGTTGATTGCTTTCATACAAGAGAAGATGGGGTCGTGCTACACGATAAGGATATATGTATAGGTTGTGGATATTGTCTTTATGCTTGTCCATTTGGTGCTCCACAATTTCCTAGAGATGGTGCTTTCGGTGTAAAAGGAAGTATGGATAAATGCACAATGTGTGCCGGCGGTGTAAATATACAAACAAATTCGGAAGAAGAATTTGAAGAGTATGGTCAAAATAGAATAGCAGAAGGAAAAGTTCCTGTATGCGCAGCTATGTGTTCAACCAAAGCTTTACTTGTGGGAGAATCTGATATAATACAAAAAATTTACGAAGATAGAGTTAATGCTAGGGGTTATGGAATAAAAGACATAAAAGAGTCTCTAACTTGGAAAATAGCTTACTACAAGAAGGATAGAATATGA
- a CDS encoding Tat pathway signal protein: MQKNRREFLKKLMVGTSVGLASTSVLAKDKAKKTEKGEEILYSRNKTWEFYYKQSN, encoded by the coding sequence ATGCAAAAAAATAGACGCGAGTTTTTAAAAAAACTTATGGTAGGGACATCTGTTGGACTTGCTTCTACAAGTGTTTTAGCCAAAGACAAAGCAAAAAAAACAGAAAAAGGCGAAGAAATTTTATACTCAAGAAATAAAACTTGGGAATTTTATTATAAACAATCAAATTAA